One segment of Bacteroides caecimuris DNA contains the following:
- a CDS encoding RagB/SusD family nutrient uptake outer membrane protein, which yields MKKIITILSFAVGLTSLVGCSDYLDSDYLFDERMSIEDVFSNRDYTNRWLARGYFYLSNGYLQDVCSKRDYPFNFADDMYYGDGGYDKWKSGQYDESGVNNSSSGIWKNAYLGIRQVAIFLNNIDKNKEFTEEEITDFKGQAHFLRAYYYWLMLRAFGPVPIIPDEGVDYTKEYDELAYPRNSYDECVDYITSELLKAAGQLPLQRSVQEVLRPTRGAALALRAKILLYAASPLFNGKAPEVVSSALVNKDGKRLLPETYDESKWAKAAAAAKDVMDLNIYGIHVAYFNSNAGDIAYPATIAPPHDDEFSDQSWPNGWKNIDPFQSYREMFDGSIIVSQNEELIFTRGDNQSRESVDIMVVHQLPRNGAGGYGSQGMTQKQCDAYYMNDGTNCPGMNDVYKEFDGYKGRYDSRPRAEGYVKEKELVDYPELGPLGVGVSKQYVRREPRFYASVGYNGSTWHLLNALNDNTHDEQKNIQVFYYRGGSNGYANSSYWLRTGIGIKKYVHPNDISYTQKNSYDVTRIEHKADPAIRYAEILLIYAEALNELTGSYEIPSWDGNKMHSVKRDIAEMKKGIRPVRIRAGLPDYDKVKGHETAYDNPDEFRTMLKRERQIEFFAEGHRYWDLRRWLDAPVEETVPVYGCNMLASKDMADQFHTPVMCTSLPTIFAEKMWLCPIAHTELKHNVNLVQNPGWTNPE from the coding sequence ATGAAAAAGATAATAACAATTTTATCCTTTGCTGTGGGGTTGACTTCTTTAGTAGGGTGTTCTGATTACTTAGATTCAGATTATCTATTTGATGAAAGAATGAGTATTGAGGATGTTTTCAGCAATCGGGATTACACAAATAGGTGGTTGGCAAGAGGGTATTTTTATTTAAGTAATGGTTACTTGCAAGATGTTTGTAGTAAGAGAGATTATCCTTTTAACTTTGCCGATGACATGTATTATGGAGACGGTGGTTATGATAAATGGAAGAGTGGACAATATGATGAAAGCGGAGTTAATAATTCCAGTAGCGGTATTTGGAAAAATGCCTATTTGGGTATTCGTCAAGTAGCTATATTTCTGAATAATATAGATAAAAATAAAGAATTTACAGAAGAAGAAATAACAGACTTTAAAGGTCAGGCACATTTTTTGAGGGCCTACTATTATTGGTTAATGCTTCGTGCATTCGGACCGGTACCTATTATACCGGACGAGGGAGTGGACTATACAAAAGAATATGATGAATTAGCTTACCCGAGAAATTCGTATGACGAATGTGTAGACTATATTACTAGCGAACTTTTAAAAGCAGCAGGGCAATTGCCATTACAGCGTTCTGTACAGGAGGTGCTTCGTCCGACGAGAGGAGCTGCCTTGGCTTTACGAGCTAAAATCCTTTTGTATGCAGCTAGTCCATTGTTTAATGGGAAAGCTCCAGAAGTAGTATCTTCAGCCTTGGTAAACAAAGATGGGAAACGTTTGCTTCCCGAAACCTACGACGAGTCTAAGTGGGCAAAAGCAGCAGCTGCTGCTAAGGATGTGATGGATTTGAATATTTATGGCATACATGTGGCTTATTTCAATAGCAATGCTGGTGATATAGCATATCCGGCAACAATTGCTCCGCCACATGATGATGAATTTTCAGATCAGTCTTGGCCAAATGGTTGGAAGAATATTGATCCTTTTCAATCATATCGTGAAATGTTTGATGGCAGTATTATAGTAAGTCAGAATGAAGAGCTAATCTTTACTCGAGGCGATAATCAAAGCCGTGAAAGTGTGGATATTATGGTCGTTCACCAACTTCCACGTAATGGTGCTGGTGGATATGGTTCACAGGGTATGACTCAGAAGCAATGTGATGCTTACTATATGAATGATGGTACTAATTGTCCGGGGATGAATGATGTGTATAAGGAGTTTGATGGATATAAAGGTCGTTATGATTCCCGGCCAAGAGCAGAGGGGTATGTAAAGGAGAAAGAATTAGTCGATTATCCTGAACTGGGTCCGTTGGGGGTTGGTGTGTCTAAACAATATGTGCGACGTGAGCCTCGTTTTTATGCATCAGTAGGCTATAATGGAAGTACATGGCATTTGTTAAATGCATTGAATGATAACACTCATGATGAACAGAAAAATATACAAGTATTCTACTATCGTGGTGGTAGTAATGGATATGCGAACTCTTCCTATTGGCTTCGTACCGGTATTGGCATTAAGAAATATGTGCACCCGAATGACATTAGCTATACGCAGAAAAATTCGTATGATGTTACTCGTATTGAGCATAAAGCAGATCCGGCCATTCGTTATGCAGAGATATTGTTAATTTATGCAGAAGCATTGAATGAACTGACGGGTTCGTATGAGATTCCTTCTTGGGATGGTAATAAAATGCATTCTGTGAAACGTGACATTGCTGAAATGAAGAAGGGGATACGTCCTGTTCGTATTCGCGCAGGATTGCCTGATTATGATAAAGTTAAGGGGCATGAAACTGCTTATGATAATCCAGATGAATTTCGAACGATGTTAAAACGTGAACGTCAGATTGAATTCTTTGCCGAAGGGCACCGTTATTGGGATTTACGTCGTTGGCTAGATGCACCTGTGGAAGAGACAGTCCCTGTGTATGGTTGTAACATGTTAGCATCAAAGGATATGGCTGATCAATTTCATACGCCTGTGATGTGTACGTCGTTACCTACTATTTTTGCTGAGAAAATGTGGCTTTGTCCGATTGCCCATACTGAGTTGAAACACAATGTGAATTTGGTTCAGAATCCTGGGTGGACAAACCCTGAATAA